The following proteins come from a genomic window of Miscanthus floridulus cultivar M001 chromosome 2, ASM1932011v1, whole genome shotgun sequence:
- the LOC136537487 gene encoding phosphopantothenate--cysteine ligase 2-like: MRPRLRAAGSRGVVCITSGGTTVPLEQRCVRFIDNLGSGQRGAASTEYADKSRTHLLFIALLACCYGAGPFIFWFNGDRFNAVPQSHSSVVKAAISNYRKATRLNGYNAAAHLTEETFCSIGIISVFGWAYILALIFSIQIN, from the exons ATGAGGCCGCGATTGCGTGCTGCAGGGAGCCGCGGAGTGGTGTGCATCACCTCCGGCGGCACTACAGTGCCCCTAGAGCAGCGGTGCGTGCGCTTCATCGACAATTTAGGCTCCGGCCAGCGCGGTGCCGCCTCCACCGAGTACGCAGACAAATCACGCACTCATCTGCTTTTTATTGCTCTGCTTGCTTGCTGTTATGGAGCTGGTCCGTTCATCTTTTGGTTCAATGGAGATCGGTTCAATGCAG TTCCACAGTCTCATTCCTCGGTGGTCAAGGCAGCAATTAGCAATTACCggaag GCAACCAGATTGAACGGGTACAACGCGGCGGCGCACCTGACGGAGGAGACATTCTGCAGCATCGGCATCATCTCCGTCTTCGGCTGGGCGTACATTCTGGCCCTCATCTTCAGCATCCAG ATTAATTGA